Below is a genomic region from Treponema sp. OMZ 798.
TTTACTCCGGGAACATTGTCGGCCGTGTCGCCTATGAGGGAGAGTAGATCCAACATTCCGCCGGGATAAACTCCCCATTCTTCTTTTACGTTTTCGGCTCCGAAGCCTTCCCAAGCCTTAATCTTCCCCGGCTTTAACATGGTTGTGGTTTTTGAAACCAGCTGCATTAAGTCCTTATCGCCCGAAATAATCACACATTCACGCCCTTCCTTTTCTGCGAGGGCTGATATTGAAGCGATTACGTCATCTGCCTCAAAGCCGTTACAGCGGACTGCGGGAATTTTAAAGATTTTTAAAATTTCTTCTATTTTGTCGATTTGAGCATGGAGGTCATCGGGCGTTTTATCCCTTGTGGCCTTGTATTCTTTGTACATCTCGTGCCTAAATGTGGGCGTAAGGGAATCTAGGGCCGTAACAAAGAGCTTAGGATTGTATTCGGTAAATATGGAATGAAGGCTTTTAAAAAAGCCGAATATAGCCGAAACGTTTTCGCCCTTACCGTTTGTAAGAGGTCTTGAAATAAAGGCAAAATAAGAGCGGTAAATAAGAGCATAGGCATCCAAAACATAGATTGTATCTTTCATAAATTAAGACCTCCGTTAGAGGGGAATTATACTATGTAAGAGCCATTAAATGCAAGCTGTATTGTTTTTCCCAAGATTGACTTATTCTTTTGATATTGCTATAATACTCATCATATAAAATTTTTAAGGGGTATCTATGCAAATAAAACGAGAAGCGGTTTGCGGAACACTCCAATCAAATGATTGCCTTGTCCGTATTGTTCCTTCCGAAAAACTTGAACTTGACTTAAAAAGCTCTGTTTTAAACGAATTCGGTGCACAGATAAAAAAAACGGTGCAGGAAGTATTGGATGAGTTTGAAGTAAAAAATGCCAAGCTCTTTATCGAAGACAAGGGTGCCTTAGATTGTACAATCAAGGCCCGTGTAGAAACAGCATTGAGGCGCGCAAATGAAAAATAGAAGAAGTATGCTTTTTATGCCCGGCAATAATCCGGGAATGTTGGTATCAGCCGATATTTTGGGAGCGGATTCCATCATTTACGATTTGGAAGATGCCGTCTCCCTTGATGAAAAAGACTCGGCCCGTACTCTGGTGCGGAATGCTCTTTCCTTTTTAAAGTTTACCCATTCCGAAATCACTGTAAGAATAAACCCCATCGACTCCCCTTATTGGGAAAAGGACTTGGAGGCAATTATTCCCGTTCTTCCGGACGGAATCGTAATTCCTAAGGCCTCTGTCGATGCAGTTCATTCGGTAGAACAAAAAATAAACGAGATAAAACGTGAGCATAAGATAACAAAAGATTTCAGCTTTCTTATGCTTGTAGAATCTGCCCGCGGAATTATGGATGTAAATTCTATAGCCAAGGCTTCACCGCTAATTCAAGGCCTTCTTTTAGGCGGAGAAGACTACTCCGTAGATATGGGAATTCAGAGAACCCGTCTTTCAAAAGAACTGGAATACGCCCGCTTTAGTTTGACGACTGCCGCCCATGCCTACGGCTTGGACTCTCTCGACACCCCCTTTACCGATGTAGAAGACTTCGAAGGCCTAAGGCTCGATACAGCCTTTAGTAAGAGCATAGGCTTTTCAGGCCGCTTGGTTATAAATCCCCGTCAGGTTGAAGAGATTCATAAAATATTTTCTCCTTCCGCTGCCGAAATTGAAAGAGCCCAAGCTATTTTACAGGCAGCAGAAGAGGCTAAGCAAAAGGGCTTAGGCGTATTCAGCTTTAAGGGAAAGATGGTTGACCTACCCGTTATCAAGAGGGCTCAGGCTCTTTATGATTCGGCTAAGAACTGGGGCTTAATAAAATAAGGAGGAAAAGGATATGAATAACATACTTGGAAGAGAAGGCTTAGACAATCCTTTTAAGGGAGCCTTTGTAAATAAAAAAAATGCAAAATACGAGCTTACAAAGAATGTGAAGCCCGTATTTGGGAAGACCTTATCCTCCGCCCTTGATGAGCTTAAACTCCATGACGGAATGGTTATAAGTTTTCATCATCACCTTAGAAACGGCGACTATGTTCTTGACATGGTAATGAGGGAAATCCAAAAAAGAGGAATCAAAGATTTAACCGTAATGGCTTCTTCAATTTTCCCCTGCCATG
It encodes:
- the citD gene encoding citrate lyase acyl carrier protein, giving the protein MQIKREAVCGTLQSNDCLVRIVPSEKLELDLKSSVLNEFGAQIKKTVQEVLDEFEVKNAKLFIEDKGALDCTIKARVETALRRANEK
- a CDS encoding CoA ester lyase is translated as MKNRRSMLFMPGNNPGMLVSADILGADSIIYDLEDAVSLDEKDSARTLVRNALSFLKFTHSEITVRINPIDSPYWEKDLEAIIPVLPDGIVIPKASVDAVHSVEQKINEIKREHKITKDFSFLMLVESARGIMDVNSIAKASPLIQGLLLGGEDYSVDMGIQRTRLSKELEYARFSLTTAAHAYGLDSLDTPFTDVEDFEGLRLDTAFSKSIGFSGRLVINPRQVEEIHKIFSPSAAEIERAQAILQAAEEAKQKGLGVFSFKGKMVDLPVIKRAQALYDSAKNWGLIK